CTGGATGCTGTAAACATCAATTCCATGATGTTTAGTTACATATCTGTTGTTTCTTGGTATCAACTCCATACTCACATTAAAATCAAAAAGCATGGTTACAGTAGTGATGCCATGTATCACACGAAGAATGTCTTGTGTTTTATCCAAGGTTAGTTGAACAGTTTGTACCtaagaaatattaatttattacattATCTTTATGatcatgtgctccagagactagggtgaaggcataagtcacaaacaatcccacaccagtttggaattatgattaatacaatggttatttatttaaaggggaaaacttacagatcactgtcccagacaacaggcCTCTGcacagtcaggaaaggagcctagtcgccgGAGGTggagcaggaagccagagagagaggagagggaagtggcaacttttttaaagggagagagaccacaacccaatgggctggtatctcagtggctattggctgaaggagctcctgcaacactaGGGATTTGTATTAGAGAGCATAAAACATTAGTCACACATTTTATCTCAGGCTGTAcatcttaaatatgtaaaataacagttctttgaggcagggtcatgCTATTTTATTCAGTTCTATTTTGGTCAAATtagtgtaacttttttttttttttggttttttgagacagggtttctctgtggttttggagtctgtcctggaactagctcttgtagaccaggctggtctcgaactcacagagatccgcctgtctctgcctcccgagtgctgggattaaaggcgtgcgccaccactgcccggcaaattAGTGTAACTTTTAATTTGGTTTCATGATAAGTTCTGTTCTTTATCCAGATTGATTCCTTGCTCTGTGGATGCAAGAAATGGCCAGTCAGAACATTTAGCAATCATGTAAAATTGATTAACTCACACTTATTTCTAATGTGAGCTGTGGTCTAAGGGGGGAAACTTTAATGCTCCTTCTTGCCCATCCCTTTCTGTGCTGGGACTATACCTGCTTTACAGTTTGTCAGTGAACTCAATTCTTACATGGGTCCCTCTTCATTTACAAGTTCACAATAAAATCCAGAGAAGCTGGAGGACACTCATTTACTCGTCTATTTTCCCTCTCTCTGAGCAGTTAAGGCCCAGTCTTGAAGCAGTTGCAGGACTAGTTTTCTGGGCAGCAGGAGTAGGGTTAggtgttcaaagcaattctcaaATACATAGTGTGAGATAAGCCTAAGCTACAGAAGACAGAAATAATCAACATCAtttgagaaaaatggaaagaaattcttAATGACCTGgaaataatagaaaatagaaacaaatatattAGAACAGTGATGCATTTAAagccaataaaattttaaaagtgaaaaagcaattatctttttaaaaaacataaatataatttttaaaaaacacagttatactgactttgaaaaaaaaagagaaaaacatcccCTGGTAGAGATACTGACATTAAAAAGGTATTATTTCACCATGCCCCGATGTGCAATGTCAGCTGCTGAGACCTGTGACCTGAAACACACGGCTACAGCTAATGGATATAATCATGACAGGCAGGATTGAACATATAGGAGAGTTCCCTTGTTAGAAAGTCAATATCTATTTGAATACTTGAATGCCGTAAATGACCGGCAAttagaattaaccagactagCTTTGATATAAAATAGTTAGCTTTaataaagggaagaagaggaactTACAAAGCCAGGGTTCCAGTGATTCAGGAGCgcaggaaaacaaagaggaaaaacaagtGCACATAAATGGTTTATAGGCTATTTGTGGCCCTGAGGGGGACACACCTTATACAGCACGCGATTGTCTGAAGTCCCCATCATTTATTGACTCAAACTAACCTCCCCGAATTATACACCCCAAATCTAGCCTGCCTTCATTCTCATGACAGATTAGCATATGCTGGGAAATTACAAAATCACTGATCCTGTCACAATCAGCTCCTATTTCATAATGGTGACTCCAGCAGCTGTTTGCCTACCTACAGTGTATGCAATAAACTATTCCTTCTATTCTGGTCTGAAGGTGGAAGTCATGTTCCACATACAAATCTTTTCCTGTTACTGAAATGGACAGTTGACTACATGtctcaaatttttaattttagagctCAGTGGTCATTGTGTTCTTTAACCTAAGAATTTAGTTTAATTACAAGGACAATAAGGTCATTGCTCTGGGGAGCAATGGTGTGGGATCAAGGCTACCTAATccaacataaaaatgtttttctcagaaacatttttctacaaTGCTGGAGGTACTGCTATTCTAGACTTAATATGTCTTCCCAGTGATAAATCATTCACACACTTAAAGTTTAATAGACATAAATTCCTTTAATAAGAGTATGCATTCATGGTGGTTAATACTAAAAGAGGAAACAACCTGGTCCAGATTTTGCATTCCATATACGCTGTCATCCTTAAGTCTTTTTTTAGGTTCAGGCCTGAGGTTATACATTGAACAGTGTAAATAGGGACAGGAGAATGCAAGTCTAGCCACTTAGGCAGATGGAGATTTGCAGAACAAAACTACCTTTTAGATTATGCattatgatcaaaataaaatatatcataatGTATGACTTAGAAGATAAATAGATCTTAATATATGATCTAAAAGATACATTTAAGATGTATTGATGCTACAATCCTCACACATACAAAGGACATAgaacacaaattaaaacaatgttATGGGAAAGTCACCTATCCACACTGCGATTGTTCTTAAATCAACAGCTATTCTGAGCCATTCTAACCTCAAAATAAGCCTTCTTTTGCCTCCAAGCAAGCTGGTTCAGAGAAAGATCACAAATGCTTCTTTGATGGACAGCCCTGACTGATGTTTATTTCAAGTTTGTGACATTACTGTACAGAAtctcattttttaagttttatttaatgtatatgggtgTCTCTgtacagtgcctgcagaggccagatgagTGAATCAgatgccttggaactggagttagaggagaTGGTTAGCAACCATGGTTTCTGGCAATGTAACCTGTGCCCTCTGCCACAACACAtagtgttcttaattgctaagcTATGTCacaaactgcatttttttttttttttttttggttttttgagacagggtttttctgtggttttggagcctgtcctggaactagctcttgtagaccaggctggtctcgaactcacagagatccacctgcctctgcctcccaagtgctgggattaaaggcgtgcaccaccaccgcccggctacacaagctgcatttttatttaaaatttatccaCAAAATTTTCCTTTCTAATTCCTTCCTTAAGTCTGTGTGAATAAGGACGTGCAGATATATTAATAAAACCTGCTGGGTCCATTTCTGTTGGTTTTGTGTTATGGTTTCAAGAATTGAACATGTTTCAGATACACAAATAGGGATCTCATCCCTGTCTGAGGCTAATTCACCCAATTGTAAGAGAATTTTAATCTTTATTGAGCAACATGAGTCTGACTCTTAAGTGACCTAGGCTGACTTGGACAGAAAACATTATCAAGAATAAAAAACTTAGAATGGCAAATACCTCAGCTAACATTTGCTGGGGCCACAGCTCTGAAGTTCTGGGGCTGCAGGAATGACTATGGACACTGTCCTGAGCAAATCACAGGCTCCCTGGGTTCAATGGGCTTCCCACCATACCCTACTGACCATTCTCAGTTTGGATGACTTTGAAATCCTGAaattcctgcctccactttctaagTACCATGGTTACAcatctgtgccaccatgcttgacttAGTTGGCTTTAACTCCATTCCATCATTCGTTAGAATGATGGGATGAGTAAGATGAGCAGTTACACTTAATTATATTAAAACTCCATTGATCTCCATCAGCCTGGGTTTCACCCATCTGTAGAATAAAGACAGTACTGTGCTCTAGTCTCTTGATGAATTATAatacaaagataaagaaaaacaatattacTCATAGTTGGAAGACAGTGGGCCTTAAGACAGGAAGGTTGCATTTGATGGGAGTCTTCTGTTACTTAGATCAACCAATCACACCTTATTGCTATTAATGACATGTTCATGGGACTAAATAGAAGGTTCAGCActtaaaacactggctgctcaccTGCAGGGCCTGacttttgattcccagcaccaaaataCAGCTTACAattgtcagtaactccagtcacaGGGGATTAGACTGCATCTTCTGGTCACTACTGTTTCCAGGCATGCCATTGGTATACTCACTGGCAAAACTTATAcacttaaattaatttttttttccctaaggtaATAGACACATGAAGAAAACCCTTTTTAACAATATGTAATCATATACATAGCTGTCTTTCCACCATTTGCATATTTAGGAGGTCAGCTACTATTCCTTCTGTCTCCTATCACTTCAGGGTGAGGAAAGTCCCCTCTTGATGGTTGTCAAAGAACTTAACGGATTTCTTTACCTCTCCATATTGTTTCTCAGTTTCATTGTTAACAGTTATCTTGATGCAAGATAAAAGCTTTTGTTGAAACCATTCAGAGTCCAGCCAGATTATATTAGGAAAAGTTCCAAAATTTGAGATAAGATTAtattttttggaatttttgaCACAGGGTATGTCCAAAGAGGCATAGCTGCAATGGAATTCACTATGGGCGCCAGATGGCCACAGACTCAGAGATTGGCCCAACACAATCctgcaaatgctgggattatagccatgTACTTCTAAATCCAGTTGAGGTATGTTTTTAAATGACCTATCATTGAATTAGAGAATGAAAGgataaagtataatttaaaagGGACCATCATTGTTCTGATGAACAGTAATATTTCTTGAAATTCTATAGTTGAAATGTGCAAACATTTAATATGTGCTCAATAattgggttttctttgctttattaactttatccatgtaaaaatgtttgaactgtgtgcctgtgtatacaCCTGTGCCATGTGCATGTAGCACTGAGAAGACAACTCACAGGTGTCTATTATTTTCTTCCCCAATGTGAGTTTTGTTAATGAAACTTAGGGATTCGTTTGGCTACAATTGACCTCAATTGCACTCATCCAGgattaaaaatcatttatgtaTGTAGGacatacatatgtaaacataCTACTGCCCaagtttagaaataaaagaaaaaaaacctgtagGAGCAATATGGATCACCCAGAGATAgaacacaggtcatcaggcttatcaGCAAACAATTTTAACTAATGAGGCAATTCTTTGGCATTCAATCATGGTTTTGAGAAAGTGTTATAAACAAATGCTTAGTCCCCaggataaacaaattaaaaagatgtATGATCATATTAATATTCTCCTATGCAAAGAGTATTTATTCTTCAAATTATACTGTGTTCCTCTATCCTTGTATGAAATTAAGTTTACAATCAGAAAAGAAGACAATAGTTTACTATTATAATTTTCCTAATAATCTTATTTGATCTCTGTTCTTGAACAATGCAGAGACTGGCTGGATTTCATGCTTAGGGATTGGTAGATCTCAAGCttagggattggttggttttgtgctCAGTTGGTCAAGGGTAGAGTGTGTTTCATTGGCTCATGTTTCAGGGCCAAAGTGTGTTCTTTCACTGGCCCCTAAAACCCTTTGagtctggtttcagagtcaggtgtgtttctttcattggctcTGGATTGAGGATCAAAGTGTGTTTCCTTGTCTTGGTTTTAGAGTAAGGATGTGTTTCTTCAGCTCCAGTTTCAGAGtcaaaattatatatttcaaTGGCTAAGGTTTCAGGGTCAGGATGTTTCTTTAGCTGGCCAATTTACCCTACACATAGGGcttgataaattaataaattccttTTACCATGAATTTGTAAGTAAAACAGTATAAAAATGACATAATAATGCTTGAAAAGATTGTTAACACTGTCAAATTtatttctacagaagaaatagTCTTGTGTTGTAGGCAGAGGAtttttgttcattcctggctgcccagacccaaaataatcacacagaaactatactaattaaaacactgcttggtctattaggtCAGGATTCTTCTAACTAACTCtgacatattaaattaaccaatttctattattttgtattttaccacaagacttgtgatttaccagtaaggttccagggcatctgtctccttcagtagaTACATGGagtctgactccactttcttttttcctctatctctgcttggaattcctgccttgctctattctgctgtgtcatagacccaaagcagcttctttattaaagaatggtaataaaatacattcgcagcatacagagggaaatcccaaaTCGTTATGTAGCTGATTATAAGTGTTTTGGCTAAAGATCTTACCAAATACTTTATAATAAGAAGTCCTCAGTATTTTTTTCAGGTAGTCAATGTCTATtgttatatgcaaatatttttaacagaTTGTTGTACACAAAAGTTTTACTCCTATATAAAGTACAAAATTTTACCACACTgaatacattcatagggtttctctgcagtatgattttttttcatgatttagATTATTCATAcatgcaaatgctttaccacactgattacatttacAGAGTTTATCTCCAGTGTGTGATCTTTTATGCATTTAAAGAGTACTTTgaagtgcaaaggctttaccacacccATTACACTCATAGGATTTCTCTCCAGCATGTGTTAGTTCATGTCtttgaagatgatgatgataaacAAAGCCTTTACCACACTAATTACATACGTAATGTTTCTCTCCAATATGGgttcttttatgttttcagagattactgtgacatgcaaaggcttttcCACATTGATTttattcatagggtttctctccagtatgtgttctctcATGTGTTTGGAGACTACTGTGACatacaaaggctttaccacactgattacatacaaagggcttctctccagtatgagttcttttatgtcttcgTAGATTACTGCGCCAtgcaaaggctttatcacattgattacattcatagggtttctctccagtatggattCTTTCATGACGTTGTAGATGACTGagatgtgcaaaggctttaccacactgattacattcatagggtttctctccagtatggattCTTTCATGACTTTGAAGATGACCATGCTGTGAAAacgctttaccacattgattacattcaaacggtttctctccagtatggcttctttcatgacTTTGAAGATAACTGGGATATGAAAAGACTTTACCACACTGAATACATACATaggatttctctccagtatgggttcttttatgTGCTTGGAGACTACTGTGACAtataaaagctttaccacactgattacattcatagggtttctctccagtatgggttcttttatgtgtttggagACTACTGTGACATACAAAggttttaccacactgattacattcatagggtttcttcCCAGTGTGTCTTCTTTCATGACATTGAAGATGACTgtgctgtgcaaaggctttaccacacttattacattcatagggcttctcaccagtatgtgatcttttatgtatttgaagagtACTGGgaagtgcaaaggctttaccacactgattacattcatagggtttctctccagtatgggttcttttatgTCTTTGTAGATTACTGTgatatgcaaaggctttaccacattgattacattcatagggcttctctccagtatgggttctttcatgaCTTTGTAGGTGTCTGTGCTGTgcaaaggctttcccacactgattacattcatagggtttctctcccatatggattcttttatttttttgaagattactatgacatgcaaaggctttaccataTTGATTAAATTCATAGGGtatctctccagtatggcttctttcataactttgaagatgactgtgctgcacaaaggctttaccacactgattacattcatagggcttctcacCAGTATGTAATCTTTTCTGTGTTTGAAGAGTACTGGgaagtgcaaaggctttaccacactgactacattcatagggtttctctccagtatgggttctttcatgactttgtagatgactgtgacatgcaaaggttttaccacactgattagatacatagggtttctctccactgtatgttcttttataaatttgaagatgactgtgatgtgaaaaggctttaccacactcatTTCCTTCATAACGTTTCAATCTAGTATGTGTTTTTTCATGCCTGTGAAGATGACTGTCACATGCAAAGTCTTTAACACACTGAGTATATACAGAAGTTTTCTCTCCAGTTTGACTTTTTTCATGCCTACAATaatgatacatgtgaaagcattactACATTTAATacattgttgaatatttttatctgtataaattaattttacatcttAGTCATATTTTAAAGAGGAATTATATGTTAAGGTTTTAGCACCATGTTTAcaatcttgttttctccttcattAAGGCTTGCTTCTCATCTCTGAGGATAACTGATAACAGCCTTTATGACATGGTTCACATTTCCAGAATCTTTTTTCTCTATGAGaattttcatgtatttgaagAGAACTGAAAAATCTCAGAGCTTTACCACTCTTATTACATTTATAAACTTTCCTATACTGTGAGTGAAATTACATTTGCTAAGTGTACTAGGACAAACAGAAGTTTTTACACAGTCCAAGTACTCATGGTGCTTTTCTGAAATGTGAGCTTGTTGACATATTAACAATGAGACTAGAAAACCATGACTTGTATACTTGTACATCAAATTCAACAAGTATACTCAACATGGGGACTGCTACATATCTTCTATTTGTTCTGAGGGAGAGGTATGTTATATCTTTTCACATCCCTATGCTCATGTGGCTTGTATCCAGAGTAACATATGATATACCTAGTAAAGGAAGAATAACAAATATAAGACTTCTACATTGAGTTCACAGTTTGACTTTCTGTCCTCATAGACTTGTGGTATATGGATTAAGGCCTCTCCACAATAACTGCCCCTTGATTCATGAATCTAACTGCCCCCTCACTAAACTTAACACAATCACAAGTATATGTGTTAAACTACCCTTTCTATGGACTATTAGTGTAATACAGAGGCTTACAGATATACTTATCATTAATATGAGTAATATGAAATAAATTGACAATTTTACAGACTAGCTCTCATAATATCATGATTCAAATGGTAATATAGGTTAAGACATTGcttccttgacttctttcttGAAAGAATGACTTGCAAATGCAGTTCACCTATTTGAAATTAAGGTATATGATTTTGTGAGAAATTAATAATGATCAATTCATATTAATAATTTGTACTGTTCTTTTTGTGTAAAACATTTGGATACATTACAAATTCTTCATAGGTACATTTGTATCACCATATACatgaaaattacctttcatgtcttctagaacttTGACAATGTTCATCAATATTACGGTCCTCCCAACTGTATCCTAAAATATATTGCCAGAAATAAATGTTcgttatatattaaaaattgtaaaatatttagTTACAATTTGAAGCAAACCTTATAGAATCTTGATTTATTTACCCCATTCTTCTttctcaatcatattacaaaagagcATCATTAACCAAAGAACAGTTGTCCCCTTATTTGAAACATGAAAGATAGTTCAGTCTTACCTATAGTAGTGAGGtttctgtaggtctccagcatcacatctttgtagagactcTTCTGTGAAGGATCCAGTAAAGTCCACTCTTCCCAAGTGAAGTTGATATGCAcgtcatcataggtcactgcattCTAAAATATCCCGTACATGTGTACAACAGAAATCATGAGTTTGACAACATTATAAGTGTATACTTTTTTGACAGTATAGTCATATAATTCTGGTGCTCCCCATACTTATTCCATGACATAGACATCATAATTTAATCAACAAGTCACTTTAGAAGCAAACTGAATAGGAGATTCACCTCGGTCATTTCTGAACCCTTTGAATGAGATATCACCTTGCAAGAGAAATGCCTACTAACCAACAATGAAAGATGCATAAACAGATCAACAGTACAGAGTATAGGTAAGAGAAATTGTATGAATGATTAATTCCtaactacaaaaaagaaaaataagataaaaaagatGATTGAATCATGCCAGATTATTGAATCATTCCTCTAATCTTtgtactcagaaagcagaggcatgaGTATCTATCTGcctgtgagttcaataccagcctaGTCCATGCACTCACTTCgaggacagccagaaatacatGTTAAATACCTGTTTCACATGAGAAATATCAAACATGAAAGATAGAAATAACTCATAGGTTTTTGCTGAAGTTTCTACAGAGAGTTATGCATTAACTTCAACTCTTTATTCATCTACcagatgtcaggagccattttcccaaaaagtatagtggggaccattgtcctggggatgtttgcggagagccccacatcccaactgtattgagaactgtttgttggcggagcccaccccacacccaactgtcttgagagttatctgttagtggaacctgccccacattccaactatctagagaactgtttgtggttggactcacaaaaggaacgattcttcttgcatagagaacactaggtgtgtcgactcatgaccattgctgcaagatcccttcctgcccttgccatgcccctgcccccatcccaagccaaattcctcattcaagggctatataagccccAACCATTTCACTAATAAAGTgaggctttgacaagagaattttgcttggccttgttcctctttcccgcccatgtctttttcagatagagcctcttcgggaccctggaataactgacccacTGGGTGGGTTTACAGTGAAGTGCCCCAATCTAAACTGCAATATAAATAAGATTTTACTAAAAGgcactgtgtgtttaaaaagttataaatggacaaatgaaaacaatagtaATTAATATGCTGATTACAAATAATCAACACAGAGCAGGAAAGATGGATCAACAGTAAATAGTCCTCCTGGTCTTGCATACAGGTGGGCTCAAGGACTTACATGTGGGATCATAACTATCCATTGTTTAGGGTTTCTAACACCATCTTTAGATCAGTGTAAAGACCAGTGTATATCCATGCATACAAGTAAAATACTtagaggtaggcagagtagacagaactgaattctggaatgaagaaagcagagtcagagagaatcaCCATGGAGCTGTCAATATCAGACACACTGCatgtttcctggtaagccacaacctcgtggtgatatacagattactagaaatgggttaaatcaaaatgtgagagttagccaataagaggctagagataatgggccaggcggtgtttaaattaatacagtttctgtgtgattattttgggtgtaagctagctgggacGACAAGCAATCCCATCCTTGTCAACAAGGAGGGAACAAAGGGCCACCCTCCTACTAttacaaaaatattcttttttaaaataaaaattcaaaacaaacaaaacaggcagGAAGAAGGTTATGTACCTGTAATCCAATGACTCAGAATGCACAGGTAGTATTAATGTCATGAATACATGCCATTCTGGGAAACATAATGAAACCCtctgtcaaattttaaaattcaagatatggGTGTAACTCAGTACAACACTATATGCTTGATAGGAACAAAACCATcatacaatataaaaacaaaaagccaggaatGTTGgactacctttaatcccagcacttgggagacagaattaaaggatctctgagtttgaagccagcctggtatatagagcaactttcaggacagctagggctacacagacaaaccttgaattcaaaaataaacaaacaaaaatgaaaattgtaGGCTATCAAACTGCCTTGGCACTGAATAGCAGTTAATTCTACGGAATCTCACGTGATTTAGTGACAGACTTTATGATGGTGGGGAAGTTATGACAGCAAAAGAAGAAAGCTGACCAATTAGTTTCAACCACAACACAGCAGGCACAAAGAATAGGAAATGGGTTGAGGCTACAGAAACTCTTATCACATGTCCAATGAGGAAATTCATCCAGAAAGGCTCCTACTACTACTGATTTCACAAACAATCAAATGAAATTTGCCAAGAAGAGGCACATGCTCAAATCCATCTTTCTATCTGGGGAGTTTTTTATTCAACCACTTACATTCTGACTCAGATCACTATAGGCTCATGGTcaccaatgaagaaaatgcatttagtcACTTCAATGATACTCATAATCTGCAACAGGCCCTATACTGTTGAaatgttcaaagtctcttctgacacTCAAGACAATCTCTTGACAGTgacatcagaaaacagaaaacaagttaCATCTTTTCAACATACAATGGTACAGAATACCATTCACACTCCAAAATAGAGAAATGGAGACATAGTGAGGGAAGATTGAACCAACGCAAGACTGAAGCATAGCAGGACAAACATCAAATCCTGTAGCTCTGTCTCAGATGCACAGGGCTTCAGTTTCAAAGGGCAAAGATGGCCCTATCCCTGCATCTTCTCATACATCTCTCTCTTTGGTTACTTCCACTCCCTATATTCAGTTAGTTCTCCATAAAAGATATCTTATAGTTTAGGCATATCAATATCTTGTGATATCAAAACACAACCTAGGCTGTATCAAAATACAACCcttgctgttgtagaatattattgtA
The Chionomys nivalis chromosome 3, mChiNiv1.1, whole genome shotgun sequence genome window above contains:
- the LOC130871163 gene encoding zinc finger protein 431-like — its product is MNAVTYDDVHINFTWEEWTLLDPSQKSLYKDVMLETYRNLTTIGYSWEDRNIDEHCQSSRRHERHEKSQTGEKTSVYTQCVKDFACDSHLHRHEKTHTRLKRYEGNECGKAFSHHSHLQIYKRTYSGEKPYVSNQCGKTFACHSHLQSHERTHTGEKPYECSQCGKAFALPSTLQTQKRLHTGEKPYECNQCGKAFVQHSHLQSYERSHTGEIPYEFNQYGKAFACHSNLQKNKRIHMGEKPYECNQCGKAFAQHRHLQSHERTHTGEKPYECNQCGKAFAYHSNLQRHKRTHTGEKPYECNQCGKAFALPSTLQIHKRSHTGEKPYECNKCGKAFAQHSHLQCHERRHTGKKPYECNQCGKTFVCHSSLQTHKRTHTGEKPYECNQCGKAFICHSSLQAHKRTHTGEKSYVCIQCGKVFSYPSYLQSHERSHTGEKPFECNQCGKAFSQHGHLQSHERIHTGEKPYECNQCGKAFAHLSHLQRHERIHTGEKPYECNQCDKAFAWRSNLRRHKRTHTGEKPFVCNQCGKAFVCHSSLQTHERTHTGEKPYE